From the Theobroma cacao cultivar B97-61/B2 chromosome 2, Criollo_cocoa_genome_V2, whole genome shotgun sequence genome, one window contains:
- the LOC18608992 gene encoding non-specific lipid transfer protein GPI-anchored 1 codes for MYGTTDASVTNFPLLVFYKPENKRHFFKLQSENPNSKRKQRHRRIKRVKEMGVEGFIVLALSMSSLLQWGSLGGVGAADESGLANECSKDFQSVMTCLNFAQGKVATPTKECCSSVSTIKENEPKCLCYLLQQTQTSGAQNLKSLGVQEAKLLQLPSACQLKNASVSDCPKLLGLSPNSPDAAIFTNASSTATTTTSPSTGTSSSSASEKSDSSNFSGAKPGDHLVCYTLFIASAIFFYA; via the exons ATGTACGGGACTACCGATGCCTCAGTTACCAATTTCCCATTATTGGTCTTCTATAAACCAGAAAACAAAAGACATTTCTTCAAGTTGCAGTCTGAAAATCCGAActcaaaaagaaagcaaaggcATCGAAGAATtaagagagtgaaagaaaTGGGAGTAGAgggttttattgttttggCCTTGTCGATGAGCAGTTTGTTGCAGTGGGGTTCATTGGGTGGGGTTGGAGCGGCTGATGAGAGTGGTTTAGCAAATGAGTGCAGCAAAGATTTCCAGAGCGTGATGACTTGCCTGAACTTTGCTCAAGGGAAGGTGGCGACGCCGACTAAGGAGTGTTGTAGTTCGGTGTCGActataaaggaaaatgaacCAAAGTGTTTGTGCTATCTTCTTCAGCAGACCCAGACGTCTGGAGCTCAAAACCTTAAGAGCTTGGGGGTACAGGAAGCTAAGCTTCTTCAGCTTCCTTCCGCTTGCCAGTTAAAGAACGCTAGCGTCAGTGACTGCCCAA AGCTTCTTGGATTATCTCCAAACTCACCAGACGCTGCCATCTTCACCAATGCCTCCTCAACAGCGACGACGACCACTTCACCATCAACCGGAACATCATCATCGTCTGCTTCAGAAAAGAGTGATAGCAGTAATTTCAGTGGAGCCAAGCCTGGAGATCACCTCGTTTGTTACACGCTATTCATTGCTTCGGCCATATTTTTCTATGCATAA